GGGGAGAGGTACTGTTTTATCTGATTCCATCCGGCAATTACCTGCCGGTCACCGATCTGGGCCTTCTCTCTGGAGTGGCCATGGCCTTCAGAATGATGGCCATGGTTTTAAGCTTCCTGGTTTTTCTGGCCACCACCCGTACCCAGGACATAATTCTGACTCTGGTCGAAAAGTTCAGAATGCCGTATGATTACGCCCTCATGTTTACCACCGCCCTCCGCTTCATTCCTACCTTTCTGGGCGAAATCAGGCAGGTGAGCGAGGCCCAGCAGGCCAGGGGCCACACGGTGGAGGGATTCAACCCGGTCAAAAAGATAAAAGCCTACGCCCCGGTAACGGTACCGCTGGTGCTCATTTCGCTGAACAAGGCTGAAAAACTGGCCATGGCCATGGAAACAAGGGGTTACGGCGGCAAGCGCCGGACTTGTTTCAGAAAGCTGGAAATGCGGCCTGCCGATTACTGCCTGACGGCAATCCTGGCCGTGCTCCTGGCAGTTTGCGCGGCGGCCAGGGCCGCCGGCTACGGGACAATGTAGCTGTTCAACCGGTTACACTCACTTTTCAAATGTTAAGTTTACACTTTGGGAGGAAAAGCATCTTGAGCCTGAAACTGCTGATGGGCAACGAAGCAATTGCGTACGGCGCCGCAGAGGCGGGAGTGCAGGTGGCATGCGCCTACCCCGGCACTCCTTCTTCGGAAATTTTAGAAACCCTGGCCGCCCTGGCCAGGGAAAAAGGCTTTTACGCGGAATGGTCGGTTAATGAAAAAGCAGCCCTGGAGGTGGCTGCCGGCGCCTCCTACGCCGGGGCACGGGCGCTGGCGGCAATGAAACAGGTAGGCCTCAATGCTGCCTCCGATCCTCTAATGAGCCTTGCCTACATAGGGGTAAAAGGGGGTCTGGTAATTGTAGTGGCAGACGATCCAGGACCGCACAGCTCACAAACCGAGCAGGACACCCGGAAGTTTGCCCAGTTTGCCAAGCTGCCCGTCCTTGACCCGGCAACCCCGGCCGAAGCCAGGGAAATGGTTAAGTATGCCTTTGAGCTGTCTGAAAACCTTCTCCTGCCGGTTATTTTACGGCCCACCACCCGTACCTGCCACGCCTGTCAGGACATTGAGTTCACGGACGGCGCGGCACCCGCCCGGCCCTTAACCGGCTTTGAAAAAAACCAGAACTGGACCATTTTTCCAAGCCTTTCCGCCCGCAAGCATGTCTGGCTAAACCAGCAGCAGGAAAAAGCGCGGGAATTGTTCGAGAAGGCGGAATTCAACCAGTTATCTATTGACAGCTCGAACATCGGAATTATCGCCTGCGGCGTCAGCTACAATTACGTTCGGGAAGCCCTGCAATTATCCGGACTTAAAGCCTCTGTCCTAAAAATCGGCACTCCTTATCCCCTGCCCAGAGGGCCTGTGCTGGAACTTTTCAGAAAGGCCGGGAAGATCCTGGTGGTCGAGGAACAGGAACCTGTGGTTGAAGATCAGGTGATTGCCCTTGCCTGGCAGAACAGGCTGACCGTGCCCATCTCCGGCAAGAACGACCGCACCGTACCGCGCGAAGGAGAGCTAAACGTGGACAGGGTAAGGGCAATTATAGACAAATTCTGCGGCAGGGAGCCTGCCGGACCGGAAGCTGCCCCCGCACCCGCACCGGAACTGCCCGCGCGCCCTCCGGTGCTCTGCGCCGGCTGCCCCCACCGGGCCTCGTTTTACATTTTTAAAGATGCCGCCAGAGGTACAGACGCCGTATTTACCGGCGATATCGGCTGCTACACGCTGGGCGCCATGGCTCCTTTGGCGGCTGTGGACACCTGCCTGTGCATGGGGGCAAGCATTACCATTGCCACCGGCCTGAACCGGGTGGAGCCTGACCGCAGACAGGTAGCCTTCCTGGGCGACTCCACCTTCTTTCATTCCGGCCTCACCGGCCTGATCAACGCCGTATACAACAGCGCTAATATCACCGTGGTAATCCTGGACAACTGCACCACTGCCATGACCGGCCACCAGCCGCACCCTGGCTTAAAGCAGACCGCCATGGGGCCTGCCCGGACCAGCGTGGACATTGCCGGGCTGGTCAAAGCATGCGGCGTTGAGTATGTGCGCGTAGTTGATCCTTACGACTTGAAAGCGGCCAGACAGGCGGCAGAGGAAGCCTTAAGCCGTCCCGGCCCGTCCGTAGTAATCATGAAAAGGGAATGCGCAACCCTGGCTAAAAAAGGCAGGCGCAGAACGATAAATCTTAAAAAATGCCTAAACTGCAGCTTATGCATCGGCAAGCTGGGCTGCCCCGCCATCAGGAAGGGCAGCGGCGGTCCCGAAATTTCTGCCAAATGTTTTGGGTGTGGAGTATGCGCCCAGATCTGTCCTGCAGGAGCAATTGAAGCGGCCGGTCAGGAATAGCTGTTGCGGATCTTTCTGGCAAGCCCGCCTGACAGGTCTGGTGCCACGTCAGATAGATGCAGGCCAAAAATGAAACGTATCCGGGAGGTTTTTAAAAGGTGAAGCTTGACATAGTAATCAGCGGCGTCGGCGGCCAGGGTTCGGTGCTGGCATCCAGGGCGCTGGCGCGGGCAGCAATGGAAAGCGGCCTGGCCGTGCGCACCTCGGAGGTTATCGGCATGGCCCAGCGGGAAGGCCCGGTAACAAGCCACATCAGAATGGGAGACCGGCTCTACGGCGCCATCATTCCCGACCGGGCGGCCGACTTTCTTTTAGGCCTGGAGCTGGCGGAAACCGTCCGCGGGCTGATCAAATTAAAGCCGGGGGGGACGGTTATTGCCAGCCTGTCGGCAATAGTTCCGGTTTCGGTGGAACTGGGCATTTCAAAATACGACAAAGACACTCTGATACAATACCTCATCGAGCAAAATGAAAAAGTATTTTTCCTGGATCTCGAGGAACTGTCCCGTCAGTCCGGCCACCCCAGGACGGGCAATGCGGTTATGCTGGGGGCCTTATCTGCATTTCCCGGCCTGCCCTTCAAACCGGAACAGCTCCTCCGCTCCCTTTTGAGCTATCTTCCGCAAAGCCTTGCTGAGATCAACCGGCGCGCCTTCGAAATAGGGCGCCGGGCCGTGGAGGTTACTCTAAATGACATTAATTAAAAACGCAGAAAACACGAATCTTGAAAAGATTTTCATTTACCAGGAGAAAAAGCTCAGGGAATTCCTGCCCCGTCTGTACGCCAGTTCGCCCTTTTACCGCCGCAAGCTGGACGAGGCCGGAATAGACCCCAAAAGCGTCAGGACATTGGCCGATCTTGCCCGGCTGCCTTTCACAACCAAAGAGGAATTGCGCAACGGGTATCCGCTGGGGCTGATGGCGGTGCCGGAGGAAAAAGTAGTCAGGGTTCATTCTTCATCCGGTACTACCGGCAAGCCGGTAATAGTACCTTACACCGCCAAAGACGTAAAGACGTGGGCCGAAATGATGGCCCGCTGCCTGGCCATGGCAGGAGTTACCATCAGGGACCGCGTCCAGGTAACGCCAGGATACGGCCTCTGGACGGCAGGAATTGGCTTCCAGGCCGGGGTAGAGCTGCTGGGCGCCATGGCCATCCCCACCGGACCGGGCAACACAGAAAAACAAATTGAAATGATGCTCGACCTTCGGACCACCGTTTTAATCGGCACATCTTCATACGGGCTTTTGCTGGCCGAGGAAATCCACAGGCGCGGGCTGAAGGAGAAGATCAAACTGCGCCTGGGTATTTTCGGATCGGAGCGTTGGGGCGGCAAAATGCGCGCCAGAATTGAAGAACTCCTGGGCATTGAAACCTTCGATATTTACGGCCTTACTGAGATTTACGGACCGGGGATTTCCATCGACTGTCCGGCCCACTCCGGCCTGCACTACTGGCACGATCACCTGCTTTTTGAAATTGTCGACCCGGTCAGCGGCAGGCAGCTTTCCCCGGGAGAGGAAGGGGAACTGGTAATTACCACCCTGACCAAGGAGGGAATGCCCCTGTTACGCTACCGGACCCGCGATATCACCAGAATAATCGAAAGGCAGTGCCCCTGCGGCAGCCCTTACCCGATGACCGAACGCATTCTAGGCCGTACCGACGACATGATCAAAGTCAAGGGGGTCAACATCTACCCCGGCCAACTGGATCACGTCCTGCAGGGAACAGACGGCGCCGGCAGCGAATACCAGATAATACTCACCAGAAACCAGGGGAAGGACAGCATCTCAATCAGGGTTGAAGGCAAGGACGGCTGGCCTGCCGACAAACTGGCCGGACAACTCCGCAAAAATATTAAAGCGCGGATCGGCATCCTGGCCGATGTAGAAGTCGTACCTTACGGCTCTTTGCCACGCAGCGAAAAAAAGAGCAAAAGGGTCTACGACTACAGGGAGTGCTGAAAAAAACGCATAAAGGCAAACAAAGGCAGCTGCAGAGCTGCCTTTTCCAGTGTGTTTTGCCATCCTTATATTTAACTAAGTTCACACAAATTAGCATTATAAGAAGGGGTTCCCTGCTTTGTGTCGAATTCTGAAACGCATTAAAATTATTAAATAAGGCGAGAACACTTAACCGGAAGACAGAAAGGATGCTTGAAAGATGCCGGCGGGAGATTTTACCAGCAATGCCCAGCTGAGCAAGGAAGAAGCCTGGCTATTTAAAACGATTTTTGATCAGGCCGGTTTCGGTGCGGCCGTTACCGATCTCAGCGGCAACATAAAATATATCAACGAATATTTTGCCGCCTTGCACGGTTACAAACCAGCAGAATTACTGGACAAAAACCTGAGCGCGCTGCAGGCGGACAATCAGTTGCAGGACTTGTTAAATATGGAAGTGCAATTAAAAGAAAACGGCCGCTACAGGTCGGTAAAGATGTGGCACCGGCACGCAAGCGGCTATGTTTTCCCCGTGATTGTCGACGGGACACTGCTCAAAGACGGGCGCGGCGCACCGAAGTATATAGCCGTAACCGCCTTTATCCCGGCCAGGCTTAAACATACCGGAGAAAACCTGCAGCAATCCGAACAGTTTTTTTCCGGCATAGTCGATTCCCTGCCTGAAGCTGCATTTGTTATTGACCGGCAAGGCAGGGTTATAGCCTGGAACAGGGCTATGGAAAAAATGACGAGCGTGCCTAAATCAATAATGCTCGGCCGGGACAACTATGAATATGCCCTTCCTTTCTACGGCAAGCGCAGGCCAATGCTGATTGACCTGATTCTCCTGCCGGAAGGGGTGCTCGAACGGTTTAAAAACAATTATATCTACCTTCACCGGGAAGGCGATACCATCACCGCCGAAATTCGCCTCCCTGCAACACCCGGCGGAGAAAACGCTTTTTTGGTGGGTTCGGCTTCCATCCTGCGTAACGCTTCGGGCAGCATTGCCGGTGCAGTTGAAATAGTCCGCGATATTACCGGCCGCATGCAGGCAGAGGAGGACCTGCGCAAAAGCGACCGCAAGCGCTACGAGGAGCAGCTTAAATATTTAAGCCTGCACGACCATTTAACCGGGCTTTATAACCGGACCTTCTTTGAGGAGGAATTGCGGCGCCTGAGTGTCAGCAGGGAACATCCGATTACCATTATTTCCATCGATATTGACGGCTTAAAGCTGTTCAACGACTCCCTTGGCCACGAGCGGGGCGATGAGCTGTTAAAATCCTGTGCCAGGGTTTTAAAGCAATCCCTCCGGAAATCCGATATCCTGGCCAGAATTGGCGGGGATGAGTTTGCCGCAATCCTGCCCCGTACCAACGAAAAAACAGGCCTGGAAATTGCCGAAAGAATTCGCAGCAACACCTGCCTGTACAACAGCGGACAGACCGGCCTGCACCTGAGCCTCTCTATTGGCGTGGCCACGGCCGAAACCGCAGATGTGCCGCTGGAGGAGGCTTTCAAAAGATCGGACAGGCTGATGTACCGCGAAAAGCTGCGGCACAGCTCCAGCACCAGAAGCCAGATGATTAAAACCTTAATGGCAGCTCTGGCCGAAAAGGACTTTATCACCGAAGGCCACGTTCAGAGGCTTACCAGGCTTTGCCTTGTGCTTGGAGAAAAGCTGGGCCTTTCAATGCGCCAGCTTAACGACCTGACTCTTCTGGCTCAGGTGCACGATCTGGGCAAGCTGGCCATACCCGACCACATCCTTTTTAAAAACGGCCCTTTATCGGATGAAGAATGGAACATTATGCGCCTGCATCCGGAAAAGGGCTTTCGCATTGCCAGTTCTTCCTCCGACCTGTCAGGAGTAGCCGGCCTCATTTTAAAACATCATGAAAGGTGGGACGGCAAAGGTTACCCATTGGGTCTTATGGGCGAGGAAATACCGATAGAATGCCGGGTACTGGCCATTGCCGACGCCTTCGATGCCATGACCAACGACCGCCCTTATAGCAAGGCAAAAAGCCATGAGGAAGCTTTAACCGAATTAAAAAGATGTGCCGGCACCCAGTTCGACCCGGACCTGGTGGAAGCCTTTCTCTCCGTCTATGAAAAAGTATACGCAAATTAGAACATCAAGGCCATCAAGGCATAGGCGGCTCAGCCAGCTAATAAACACTTTTTTAACCGCCAGAATATAATTTACAGGACGTTTCAATGCGGGTGCACTTCAATCGCATCTTATTTCAAGGCCTGGTTCAAACAAATACAGATACTTTTCCTTTACCTTCCGCCCCAGAATGCTTTCAACCGCCCTGGCGTATATATTCAGTTGCCCGCAGTAACGCCTCGCCGCCTCCTCCGGCCGGCCTAAAGGCCTCTTACCCGTCTTGTAGTCCAGCAGCAAATAGCCGTCACCCTCATCGACCAGGCAGTCTATCACCCCCTGGACCAGCACCGCTTCTCCCGGGTACGGCACAAGCTCAGGATAAATTTCTGCAGCCTGCACGGCCATTGTAAAAGGAAGCTCCCGCAGCACCTGAAAGCCGGCCAGCAGCCGCCTGCCCAGCGGGCCCGCAAAAAAGGCGGCAATCTTTTCCGCCGGCACCGCCGCGGCCTGCTCAGGAGTAAGCAGTTCCCGCCAGACCATGTCTTCTATCTGGCTCCTTACCGCCGTAATGTCCAGAGAACCGGTCAAATCCAGGTGCTGCATAACCAGATGCAAGGCCTCTCCCGCCTCGGCTGCGGTCAGGCCGCGCTTTTCCTGCATAAACAAAGGCCTGCCGGCTGTGAGACGGAAACTTTCAAAGTGACCTTCCCCATACTGTTCCTCCCCTGCCGCCAGTTGATCGAACCTGCGTTTGAGCTCTGTCACCGCGGCTTTGGCCGGCCTGCCCAAAACTGCAATTGCCGGGTAGCTCCATTCAAGTCTTGCCTTAATCATACCGGCCAGCGGCCCGGCCGGTTCCAGCGGCTCCATCCGGCGCACCTTTGCAAGCAGCACAGGCTCTTCAGCCATTTCTGCCGACCTGCCTCTGCTATCAGAAAAAAATACCCTCCAGCGCGACCTGTCGGCGGCAACCTCTGCCGGGGGTTCCTCCGCACAAGCAGCGAGTTCCCTAATTGCCGCCCCGTCCCGGTGACGGGCCAGCGCCGCCATCAGCCAGTCCAGGCAGGTCCCGGCCCCGGCCAGAAAACCGTCCGGCAGGGCCCACCCTGCCGTTCCGGCCGGACCGCACCAGCGCCTGGCACATCCCGGCAGGTTGCGGGCAGAGCCAACCAGAATCAGTTTCTCCTGCGCCCTGGTCATGGCCACATAAAGTATGCGCATTTCCTCCGCCAGCGCTTCCATCTTCAGCCTGTGTTTCAAGGCCAGTTTGGCAGCAGTGGGGCGGGTTACCCTTGCCTCCGCATCTACCAGTTGGGGGCCCAGCCCCAAATCTTTGTGAAAAAGCACCGCCTTATTCAAGTTTCTGAAGTTAAAATTTCTGCCCAGACCGGCTACAAATACTACCGGAAACTCCAGGCCCTTGCTCTTGTGGATGCTCATAATCCGCACAACGTTTTCCTTTTCGCTCAGAAGGCGCGCCGCGCCGAAATCGCGGCCGCCCTCGCGCAAACGCTCGATAAACCGCAGGAAAAGGAACAGCCCCCGGAAGGCGGTGGTTTCAAACTGTCGCGCCCGGTCATGCAGAGCCCTTAAATTGGCCTGGCGCTGCCCGCCTCCGGGAAGACACCCGGTGAAATCGTAATAGCCGGTATCCCGGTAAACCGCCCAGATCAGATCCGCCAGGGTGCCCTGCCTGGCAATGGTGCGCCATTCTTCCAGCTTTTTAAGAAAATCGGCCAGCCGTTCAGAAAGCTCTCCCTGTCCTGCCAGCGAAGCCGCCACCACCGCATCATAAAAGTCGCCGCGGGGTGAAGCCAGCCTTATCCTGGCCAGGTCCCCGGCCTTCAGGCCGACCGCCGGAGACCTTAAAACGCCGGCCAATGGTATGTCCTGCCGGGGGTTATCAATTACCTTTAAAAGCGAAATAACGGTTTCCACCTCGGTAGACTCAAAATAACCGGTGGACAGCTCTGCATAGGCGGGAATGCCCTCCCGGCGGAACTCTTCCACAAAAGAGTTGGCGTAGCCCGCAGTAGCCCGCAGTAGCACGGCTACGTCGCGATAGGTAAGCGGGCGGTATTTTTTTAATTCCCTGTCGTAAATCTCGAGCGCGTGCTCCCCGCCGGGAGAGCCGCCCAGCAGTTCCTTAATCCTTCTGGCCACCAGGCGCGCCTCTTTTTGCCCGGCTTCCAGCTCTTCTTCAATTTCTTCCACCGCCTCTACGCCGCCATCAGCCTCTTCGCCGGCAGGATCATCCCCACCTCCATCTTTGCCGGCAGGGCCGCGTTCAACAAGATGCAACTCCACCGCCTCTTCATAGTTCCCCTGCCCCTCCGGAACCGGGGGATAATCCGCCCCGTAAACAAGCATTGCATCTGACCCGTAAGCCATTTCTCCTACCGCCGGAGTCATTATCTGCTTAAAAATGAAGTTTACCGCGCTCACCACACCCTGCCGGCTACGGAAATTTGCGGTTAAGGCCAGGCGCCGCCCCTGCCCGCCGCCGGTACCGGCAGAAAAAGAGGCGTATTTTTTTAAAAAAAGACCGGGCTCGGCCAGCCTGAAACGGTATATGCTCTGTTTAACATCGCCCACCATAAACAGGTTGGATTGCCCTTCCCCCTTCCGGGAGACCATTTGCAGGATGGTTTCCTGGACGGCATTGATGTCCTGGTACTCGTCAACCAGTACCTCCACAAACTTTTCCTGCAATTCATGGGCAACCTGCGAAGGCACGGCACCACTAGGCCCTTTTTCCGCCAGAACCTGCAGGCAATAATGCTCCAGGTCGTTAAAATCAACCACGCCGCGGGCTGCTTTGGCTTTCCGGTATGTTGCGTCAAACTCGCGGACCAGGCCGGCCAGTTCCTTTATAAGCGGCGCCATCCTGCGCAGATCGGCACAGAGGTCCTCCGGCGGGAGGGAAAAATACCGGCTTTTGACCTGCATTACCTTTTTCTTGGCACTCTCCCTGAAATTTCTGGCCTGCCCGGCCAGCTTTAAGTCGGCATCCTCTTTCCGGCACTGTTTCAGGGGGCTGAAGACGACCTCTTTAAAATATGAATAAAGCTCAGCCCACGGCGCGTTCGTCCGGCAGGACTGGAGCAGGCGGCAAACCAGGTCATGCTCCTGTTCGAGGTTGGCCAGATAGGCCTGCGGCCCGCCCGGTTCGCGGGCAATTCTTAAAGCCGCTTCCAGGTCGGCCCTTGCTCCCGCCAGTTCAATTTCTGCTGCCTGTTTTAAAACTGCGCTCCAGGGCGTCCGGTCGAATGAAGCTCCCCCGGGCAGGTTGAAACCTTCCGCCAGTCCGTCCAGCCAGTCTTCCGGCCAGGGAGTGCTGCGGGCAAACTTATACGCATCCAGAACCAGTTCTTGCAGCAGGGCATCGTCGTGCCTGCCCCCGTAGCAATCAACCAGGGCCGCAAAAATGTTATCTTCAGCGGCATAACGCCGTTCAAATACCTCTTCCAGGGCGCCGGTCTGAATCAGGGCGGCCTCCGTTTCGTCAGCCACCCGGAAGGAGGGGTCAAGCCCAATACGGTAAAAATGCTGGCGCAGCAGGTCCAGGCAAAACGAATGAACCGTGCTGATACAGGCGCGGCCCAGCAGGGCTGCCTGCCTTTGCAGGTGCCCCGATTCCGGACGCCGGCTTATTTCCCTGGCCAGGGCCAGTCTGATGCGCTCCCTCATTTCGGCAGCCGCGGCGCTGGTAAAGGTAACCACCAGCAGGCGATCTACGTCCACCGGTTTAATAGGATCGGTAATGCGCCGGATGATCCTTTCCGCCAGTACAGCCGTCTTGCCCGTTCCGGCGGAAGCAGCTACCAGCACGTCTCCGCCCCTGGCTGATATGGCCTCAAGCTGTTCAGCGGTCCATCCGCCGCTCATTGCCCCCACCCTTTCCGGCACATCCGGCCCAGTTTGCTCCATATAGCTCCTTCATCCTCATCCTTTATGCTCCGGTAAACATTTCCGTCTACCAGCAGGTCGAACTGGCAGACCGGCCTAAAAGGGCAGCTCTGGCATGAGCGGTACCGCCCTTTGCGGTAAGGGGCTATTTCTACCGTACCGCCGATAATTTCGCTGCCTGCAGACGCCAGTTGAAAGCGCAGGTAGGATCGCAGCAATGCAAACTGCTCGCGGGTCAGGACGGCTGACCTGGCGGCAAAGCTTCCGTCCGCCTTAATCTGTACCGGAATCAGGTCGGAAATTCCGTCCAGGCCGGCATCCATTAACCTTACCGCCTTTGGGTCGGCCAGAACCAGGCCGGTCATGCGCAATTTCTTCAGGATTTCTCTTTCCACTTCTTCTCCGGGTGGAACTGGGCCGTCTGTATTTACCAGCGGGTCATCAATTCGAAAATACAGAACAGCACCGGGCAGGCCGTTTCCGCCGGTCAGGGTGCGGGCATGCTCCAGCGCTACATCCAAGTAGGCCAGCAGTTGCAGCTTCAGCCCATGGTAAATATCTGTGAGTTTTACGGTAACTTTGCCGGACTTAAAGTCAATTATCCGCAGGTAAACCCCTTCATCGGACGGAGCGGCTTCAATCCGGTCAATCCTTCCGCTTACGGCCATTTCGCTTCCGTCGGCTAAGGTAAAAACAGGCGCAGGAAGATCGCCGTCCGGCCCAAAAGACAGTTCCAGCCCGACCGGGCGGAACTTGCTGCGCCTGGAATGCTCGGCAAGAACAAGGGCTGCCCGCTGTACGGTGCGCCTGAGCTTGCCGGTCAGGTAGCGGCGGCGGGCCGTACTGAGCAGGATTTCGCTTGAAAGCCGCGGTGCCAGCAAGTCGACCACCTCCCCAGCCATCTCTTGGCACTGCTCCCGGTCGAGTTGCCCCCAGTCCAGTCCCTGTTCCCTCACCCGGTCTCCA
The window above is part of the Pelotomaculum thermopropionicum SI genome. Proteins encoded here:
- the PaaK gene encoding coenzyme F390 synthetase, producing MTLIKNAENTNLEKIFIYQEKKLREFLPRLYASSPFYRRKLDEAGIDPKSVRTLADLARLPFTTKEELRNGYPLGLMAVPEEKVVRVHSSSGTTGKPVIVPYTAKDVKTWAEMMARCLAMAGVTIRDRVQVTPGYGLWTAGIGFQAGVELLGAMAIPTGPGNTEKQIEMMLDLRTTVLIGTSSYGLLLAEEIHRRGLKEKIKLRLGIFGSERWGGKMRARIEELLGIETFDIYGLTEIYGPGISIDCPAHSGLHYWHDHLLFEIVDPVSGRQLSPGEEGELVITTLTKEGMPLLRYRTRDITRIIERQCPCGSPYPMTERILGRTDDMIKVKGVNIYPGQLDHVLQGTDGAGSEYQIILTRNQGKDSISIRVEGKDGWPADKLAGQLRKNIKARIGILADVEVVPYGSLPRSEKKSKRVYDYREC
- a CDS encoding indolepyruvate ferredoxin oxidoreductase, alpha and beta subunits is translated as MSLKLLMGNEAIAYGAAEAGVQVACAYPGTPSSEILETLAALAREKGFYAEWSVNEKAALEVAAGASYAGARALAAMKQVGLNAASDPLMSLAYIGVKGGLVIVVADDPGPHSSQTEQDTRKFAQFAKLPVLDPATPAEAREMVKYAFELSENLLLPVILRPTTRTCHACQDIEFTDGAAPARPLTGFEKNQNWTIFPSLSARKHVWLNQQQEKARELFEKAEFNQLSIDSSNIGIIACGVSYNYVREALQLSGLKASVLKIGTPYPLPRGPVLELFRKAGKILVVEEQEPVVEDQVIALAWQNRLTVPISGKNDRTVPREGELNVDRVRAIIDKFCGREPAGPEAAPAPAPELPARPPVLCAGCPHRASFYIFKDAARGTDAVFTGDIGCYTLGAMAPLAAVDTCLCMGASITIATGLNRVEPDRRQVAFLGDSTFFHSGLTGLINAVYNSANITVVILDNCTTAMTGHQPHPGLKQTAMGPARTSVDIAGLVKACGVEYVRVVDPYDLKAARQAAEEALSRPGPSVVIMKRECATLAKKGRRRTINLKKCLNCSLCIGKLGCPAIRKGSGGPEISAKCFGCGVCAQICPAGAIEAAGQE
- the PorG gene encoding pyruvate:ferredoxin oxidoreductase and related 2-oxoacid:ferredoxin oxidoreductases, gamma subunit, with the protein product MKLDIVISGVGGQGSVLASRALARAAMESGLAVRTSEVIGMAQREGPVTSHIRMGDRLYGAIIPDRAADFLLGLELAETVRGLIKLKPGGTVIASLSAIVPVSVELGISKYDKDTLIQYLIEQNEKVFFLDLEELSRQSGHPRTGNAVMLGALSAFPGLPFKPEQLLRSLLSYLPQSLAEINRRAFEIGRRAVEVTLNDIN
- the CbiQ gene encoding ABC-type cobalt transport system, permease component CbiQ and related transporters, with amino-acid sequence MAAAVEYIPKESPVHRLTAVTKIFWTLFILASGLLFNDCRYLLALLCSVLLVAALAGVLRSLLPAVGWLSIFALFLLLIQALFYNRGEVLFYLIPSGNYLPVTDLGLLSGVAMAFRMMAMVLSFLVFLATTRTQDIILTLVEKFRMPYDYALMFTTALRFIPTFLGEIRQVSEAQQARGHTVEGFNPVKKIKAYAPVTVPLVLISLNKAEKLAMAMETRGYGGKRRTCFRKLEMRPADYCLTAILAVLLAVCAAARAAGYGTM
- the RecB gene encoding ATP-dependent exoDNAse (exonuclease V) beta subunit (contains helicase and exonuclease domains), with the translated sequence MEQTGPDVPERVGAMSGGWTAEQLEAISARGGDVLVAASAGTGKTAVLAERIIRRITDPIKPVDVDRLLVVTFTSAAAAEMRERIRLALAREISRRPESGHLQRQAALLGRACISTVHSFCLDLLRQHFYRIGLDPSFRVADETEAALIQTGALEEVFERRYAAEDNIFAALVDCYGGRHDDALLQELVLDAYKFARSTPWPEDWLDGLAEGFNLPGGASFDRTPWSAVLKQAAEIELAGARADLEAALRIAREPGGPQAYLANLEQEHDLVCRLLQSCRTNAPWAELYSYFKEVVFSPLKQCRKEDADLKLAGQARNFRESAKKKVMQVKSRYFSLPPEDLCADLRRMAPLIKELAGLVREFDATYRKAKAARGVVDFNDLEHYCLQVLAEKGPSGAVPSQVAHELQEKFVEVLVDEYQDINAVQETILQMVSRKGEGQSNLFMVGDVKQSIYRFRLAEPGLFLKKYASFSAGTGGGQGRRLALTANFRSRQGVVSAVNFIFKQIMTPAVGEMAYGSDAMLVYGADYPPVPEGQGNYEEAVELHLVERGPAGKDGGGDDPAGEEADGGVEAVEEIEEELEAGQKEARLVARRIKELLGGSPGGEHALEIYDRELKKYRPLTYRDVAVLLRATAGYANSFVEEFRREGIPAYAELSTGYFESTEVETVISLLKVIDNPRQDIPLAGVLRSPAVGLKAGDLARIRLASPRGDFYDAVVAASLAGQGELSERLADFLKKLEEWRTIARQGTLADLIWAVYRDTGYYDFTGCLPGGGQRQANLRALHDRARQFETTAFRGLFLFLRFIERLREGGRDFGAARLLSEKENVVRIMSIHKSKGLEFPVVFVAGLGRNFNFRNLNKAVLFHKDLGLGPQLVDAEARVTRPTAAKLALKHRLKMEALAEEMRILYVAMTRAQEKLILVGSARNLPGCARRWCGPAGTAGWALPDGFLAGAGTCLDWLMAALARHRDGAAIRELAACAEEPPAEVAADRSRWRVFFSDSRGRSAEMAEEPVLLAKVRRMEPLEPAGPLAGMIKARLEWSYPAIAVLGRPAKAAVTELKRRFDQLAAGEEQYGEGHFESFRLTAGRPLFMQEKRGLTAAEAGEALHLVMQHLDLTGSLDITAVRSQIEDMVWRELLTPEQAAAVPAEKIAAFFAGPLGRRLLAGFQVLRELPFTMAVQAAEIYPELVPYPGEAVLVQGVIDCLVDEGDGYLLLDYKTGKRPLGRPEEAARRYCGQLNIYARAVESILGRKVKEKYLYLFEPGLEIRCD
- a CDS encoding hypothetical protein (containing COG2202, AtoS, FOG: PAS/PAC domain, GGDEF, Diguanylate-cyclase (DGC) or GGDEF domain, and HDc, Metal dependent phosphohydrolases with conserved 'HD' motif.), whose product is MPAGDFTSNAQLSKEEAWLFKTIFDQAGFGAAVTDLSGNIKYINEYFAALHGYKPAELLDKNLSALQADNQLQDLLNMEVQLKENGRYRSVKMWHRHASGYVFPVIVDGTLLKDGRGAPKYIAVTAFIPARLKHTGENLQQSEQFFSGIVDSLPEAAFVIDRQGRVIAWNRAMEKMTSVPKSIMLGRDNYEYALPFYGKRRPMLIDLILLPEGVLERFKNNYIYLHREGDTITAEIRLPATPGGENAFLVGSASILRNASGSIAGAVEIVRDITGRMQAEEDLRKSDRKRYEEQLKYLSLHDHLTGLYNRTFFEEELRRLSVSREHPITIISIDIDGLKLFNDSLGHERGDELLKSCARVLKQSLRKSDILARIGGDEFAAILPRTNEKTGLEIAERIRSNTCLYNSGQTGLHLSLSIGVATAETADVPLEEAFKRSDRLMYREKLRHSSSTRSQMIKTLMAALAEKDFITEGHVQRLTRLCLVLGEKLGLSMRQLNDLTLLAQVHDLGKLAIPDHILFKNGPLSDEEWNIMRLHPEKGFRIASSSSDLSGVAGLILKHHERWDGKGYPLGLMGEEIPIECRVLAIADAFDAMTNDRPYSKAKSHEEALTELKRCAGTQFDPDLVEAFLSVYEKVYAN